The Chloroflexota bacterium DNA segment CTGCGGGTGTTGCGATAGGGACTGATCGCAGCACAGATGACGGTTCCGTTGTGGCGGGCAATTTCACCGGCCACAAAACCGATGCGCATAATATTCGTGTCGCGGTCTTCTTTGCTGAAGCCGAGGCCCTTCGAGAGATGCGTGCGGACAACATCACCATCGAGGACGGTGGCCTGACGGCCGTGCTCCATCAGCATGGGGATGAGGGCGCTGGCAATCGTAGATTTGCCGCAGCCAGAAAGGCCGGTGAACCAAATGGTAAGGCCCAGCTTGCTCTTAGGCGGGTGAACTTCGGCGAGAATTTCGGCGGTTTCTTTGCGGGTGAACCATTCGGGCAGCAGTTTGCCTTTGGCAAGGTAGTCTTCACGTACCTGCGTGCCGGAGATTGAACTCACATTAGCGCCTTCAGGCACATTGTCCATAGTGACATATTCTTCCTGGTCGGGCAAATACACCATCATCTGGAAGGGCACCATCTTGACGCCGATTTCTTCCTCATATTGCTTCATCATATCCTGAGCTTCATACGGCCCGTAGAAAGGTTTTCCGGTACTGTCATTACCGGGGCCAGCGTGGTCGCGACCGACAATGAAGTGATTTGCGCCGTAGTTGCGGCGAATAATCGCATGCCAGACGGCTTCACGCGGGCCAGCCATCCGCATGGCCAGGGGTAACAAACTAAGAACCGTGGCATTTTTGTCGTAATAATTTTCAGCCAGAGCTTTATAGACACGCACGCGGGTGAAGTGATCAACATCGCCAGGCTTGGTCAGGCCAACCACCGGATGGATCAACAAGCTGCCGCCGATTTCCTGAGCGGCCAGTTTGGTCAATTCCTCATGGACGCGGTGCATGGGGTTGCGCGTTTGAAAAGCAACCACGTTCTTTTGCCCCATTCCTTCAAGCAGGGTGCGCGTCTGCGCCGGGGTGCGGCGAATATCCTGGAAGTCGTAATAGGTAGGCAGGTTGATGACTTTCAACTCGCCGGAGATGCACAGATCGCCCCAACGTTCCATTTCGCTGACCAGGGGGTGGCGATGGTCGGTGCTCCCGAGCACGAGGCGTGCCTCCCGTTGAGGATCCCAGGTAAAAACTTCATCCACGCGCATCGCCGCGATGAGGTAGTTGCGTGAATCTCGTAAGGCAACCCACTCCGAGCGAGTCGGCAGGTCTTCTTTCTTGACCGTGAGGGTGATCGGCAGCGGGAAGAGGGTGCCATCGGCCAGGCGCATTTCGGTGAGCACGCGTTGATAATCGGCGCTGCCCATGAAGCGATCCAGGGGCGAAAAACCACCCACAGCCAATAACTCCAGATCGTGCAGGGCGCGGTCTGAGAGTTGAATATCCGGA contains these protein-coding regions:
- a CDS encoding bifunctional sulfate adenylyltransferase/adenylylsulfate kinase, which translates into the protein MTTKKTETLIPPFGGKLVNLLVSEAEREAVSAAANHYPDIQLSDRALHDLELLAVGGFSPLDRFMGSADYQRVLTEMRLADGTLFPLPITLTVKKEDLPTRSEWVALRDSRNYLIAAMRVDEVFTWDPQREARLVLGSTDHRHPLVSEMERWGDLCISGELKVINLPTYYDFQDIRRTPAQTRTLLEGMGQKNVVAFQTRNPMHRVHEELTKLAAQEIGGSLLIHPVVGLTKPGDVDHFTRVRVYKALAENYYDKNATVLSLLPLAMRMAGPREAVWHAIIRRNYGANHFIVGRDHAGPGNDSTGKPFYGPYEAQDMMKQYEEEIGVKMVPFQMMVYLPDQEEYVTMDNVPEGANVSSISGTQVREDYLAKGKLLPEWFTRKETAEILAEVHPPKSKLGLTIWFTGLSGCGKSTIASALIPMLMEHGRQATVLDGDVVRTHLSKGLGFSKEDRDTNIMRIGFVAGEIARHNGTVICAAISPYRNTRSEARKMSGEERFVEIFVNTPLEVCEQRDIKGLYAKARRGEIKGFTGIDDPYEEPLNAEIVLNTVETTPEENARAIVEYLTEQGFLQ